A window of the Zeugodacus cucurbitae isolate PBARC_wt_2022May chromosome 2, idZeuCucr1.2, whole genome shotgun sequence genome harbors these coding sequences:
- the Slc25a44_0 gene encoding solute carrier family 25 member 44, whose protein sequence is MNRISVASGAATGSGSSVDATPYIRTIEWDMMNKTKFFPLSMLSSFSVRCCLFPLTVIKTQLQVQYKSDVYKGMIDCAIKIYRSEGVPGLYRGFWISSVQIVSGVFYISTYEGVRHLLNEVGAGHRTKALVAGGCASLVGQTIVVPFDVISQHAMVLGMAAHAGPRADLNPLGIKTGPGRSRFALSLDISREILKRDGFSGFYRGYTASLMAYVPNSAMWWAFYHLYQDELCRICPPWFSHLFIQCVAGSLGGFTTTIITNPLDIVRARLQVQRLESMRVAFQELWREERLHCFFKGLSARLVQSAAFSFSIILGYETIKRIAVEEQYKHQIRW, encoded by the exons ATGAATCGCATTTCAGTTGCAAGTGGAGCGGCTACCGGTTCTGGTAGTTCGGTGGATGCCACTCCATATATACGTACCATCGAATGGGACATGATgaataaaacgaaattttttccaCTTTCCATGCTGAGTTCGTTTTCGGTACggtgttgcctattcccattgaCCGTGATAAAAACACAATTACAAGTGCAATATAAAAGTGATGTGTATAAAGGCATGATTGATTGTGccataaaaatatatcgatCCGAAGGTGTTCCCGGTTTATATCGTGGTTTTTGGATATCATCAGTGCAAATTGTGTCTGGTGTATTCTATATTAGTACATATGAGGGTGTACGCCATCTACTAAATGAAGTTGGTGCCGGTCACCGTACAAAAGCGCTAGTTGCAGGTGGCTGTGCCTCACTCGTTGGCCAAACTATTGTTGTACCATTTGATGTAATATCCCAACACGCCATGGTATTGGGTATGGCAGCACATGCAGGCCCTCGCGCTGACCTGAATCCACTAGGCATCAAAACCGGACCAGGTCGTAGTCGATTTGCATTGTCGCTGGATATATCACGTGAGATATTGAAACGTGATGGTTTTAGTGGTTTCTATCGTGGCTATACAGCAAGTTTAATGGCGTACGTACCAAACTCTGCAATGTGGTGGGCTTTTTATCACTTGTATCAAG ATGAACTGTGCCGCATATGTCCTCCTTGGTTTTCACATCTCTTTATACAATGCGTTGCAGGTAGTTTAGGTGGATTTACTACTACCATTATCACAAATCCGCTTGATATAGTCAGAGCTCGTCTCCAA GTGCAAAGACTGGAATCAATGCGTGTTGCATTTCAAGAGTTGTGGCGAGAAGAGCGTCTACACTGTTTCTTTAAAGGTTTGTCCGCACGACTGGTACAGTCCGCGGCATTTTCAtttagcataattttaggcTACGAGACAATAAAACGAAT